The following coding sequences lie in one Alloacidobacterium dinghuense genomic window:
- a CDS encoding phosphatase PAP2 family protein — translation MGIVTSPFRISGKDLFWIAPFGVATGFAIDYDAHLMRDLGVNPSREDKFKKFSDYTTYGASAAPVVGYLVGMAKHDDYLQESSVLAGEATLDAIILNEGLKYAINRQRPYQGDGTGRFWPHGPSTWPDGQSMPSNHCMIMWSFARVIAGQYNAPGTKIAVYSLATAVSVSRVLSREHFPSDVIVGSTFGYLIGDYVFRHRSRQAGLFSISAVNTVNGKGVQVDINLGRH, via the coding sequence ATGGGAATCGTCACCAGTCCGTTCCGCATCAGCGGAAAAGATCTGTTCTGGATCGCGCCCTTCGGCGTTGCAACCGGATTTGCCATCGACTACGACGCTCACCTCATGCGCGATCTCGGTGTGAATCCAAGCCGCGAGGACAAGTTCAAAAAGTTCTCGGACTACACGACCTATGGCGCCTCCGCTGCTCCAGTGGTCGGATACCTGGTTGGTATGGCGAAGCATGACGACTATCTTCAGGAATCCTCCGTCCTCGCCGGAGAAGCCACTCTCGACGCCATTATCCTGAATGAGGGCTTGAAGTATGCCATCAACCGCCAGCGTCCCTATCAAGGCGATGGAACCGGAAGATTCTGGCCCCACGGCCCCTCAACCTGGCCAGACGGCCAATCGATGCCATCGAACCATTGCATGATCATGTGGTCCTTTGCGCGCGTGATCGCTGGTCAATACAACGCGCCTGGCACCAAGATAGCCGTCTATTCGTTGGCGACTGCTGTATCCGTATCGCGCGTTCTGTCCCGGGAACACTTTCCCTCAGACGTCATCGTAGGCAGCACTTTTGGATATTTGATCGGCGACTACGTTTTCCGCCATCGATCAAGGCAGGCCGGCCTATTCTCGATATCGGCTGTAAATACAGTCAACGGCAAAGGCGTGCAAGTGGATATCAATTTAGGCCGCCATTAG
- a CDS encoding VOC family protein, which yields MAKAIGLGGVFVRARDPKALYAWYEAHLGLKPNGGCFIFPAKEQQAYTVVSFFTRDDAYWPTQQPAMLNFQVDDLDAVLDALIAAGISVDAKREDTEYGRFGWFNDPEGNRAELWQPPA from the coding sequence ATGGCAAAGGCAATAGGTTTAGGTGGTGTCTTCGTACGAGCCCGCGATCCAAAGGCGCTCTACGCGTGGTACGAAGCGCATCTCGGGCTCAAACCCAACGGGGGCTGCTTCATCTTTCCAGCAAAGGAGCAGCAGGCTTACACCGTCGTTTCCTTCTTCACTCGGGACGACGCCTACTGGCCCACGCAGCAACCCGCCATGCTCAATTTTCAAGTCGACGATCTTGATGCCGTGCTCGACGCGCTCATCGCTGCCGGAATCAGTGTCGATGCAAAACGCGAAGACACCGAGTACGGCCGCTTCGGCTGGTTCAATGATCCAGAAGGCAACCGTGCAGAGCTGTGGCAGCCTCCTGCCTAA
- a CDS encoding glycosyl hydrolase: MKRAAVGAEGFVLDHFDRAAIENHLHYAGEKLLQALGGEPPSSVFSDSLEVYDSDWTPKFLSEFEKRRGYDLTPHLPELFAGSDELTKSVRHDWGETLGELVDENYLEPLTEWAHAHHTLFRSQTYGEPAVTLSSNALVDLPEGEGPQWRSFSYTRWATSASHLYGRPVTSAESWTWLHSPAFRAVPLDMKAEADRFFLEGVNQFVGHGWPYSPAYAGEPGYAFYAAAVFNEHNPWWPVMPEIAGYLQRLSFLLRQGEPANQVAVYVPTDDAQADFTPGHVGVTEYMAGYITPELSASILDAGYNLDYVDSVAIDKLGIRYPVLVLPHVDRISLATLQKIAAYVRGGGKVVAVGRLPQRAPGLQDANDTSKVEALSRRLSHEAGWFFAAHDAGAGGLLKKAVAPDMQLDAPAPEVGFIRRKLPVADVYFVANTGNHAVSMKAHFASRWTGAEEWDAFSGKAYRADADLNLAPYESRVLVFHDGSISLPERWVGAAVGGDTIDLNHGWQVDFPELHRHVSMASLRSWTEAETTRYFSGHAVYSKDFDLSVTALTSDRHYFLDFGEGTTLPADDPRKPGMHALLEGPIREVAMVSVNGQKAGSVWRPPYRVDVTALLHPGKNHLEIDVANTAINTLAGRSLPDYRLLNLRYGQKFSPQDMEHLEPLPSGILGPVRLVPETTVGSSR, translated from the coding sequence GTGAAGCGGGCGGCGGTTGGGGCTGAGGGATTTGTGCTCGATCACTTTGACCGAGCGGCGATTGAGAATCACCTTCATTACGCAGGCGAGAAGCTGCTGCAAGCCCTTGGCGGCGAGCCGCCTTCGTCTGTCTTCAGCGACAGTTTGGAAGTCTATGACTCGGACTGGACGCCGAAATTCCTGAGCGAATTTGAGAAGCGGCGCGGATACGATCTGACGCCACATCTGCCAGAGCTGTTTGCTGGAAGCGACGAGCTGACAAAGAGTGTGCGGCATGACTGGGGCGAAACGCTCGGCGAGCTTGTAGACGAGAACTATCTGGAGCCGCTGACGGAGTGGGCGCACGCGCATCACACGCTGTTTCGCTCACAGACGTATGGTGAGCCGGCGGTTACGTTGTCGAGCAATGCGCTGGTGGATCTGCCTGAGGGCGAAGGTCCGCAGTGGCGTAGTTTTTCCTATACACGGTGGGCTACGTCGGCAAGTCATTTGTATGGGCGTCCTGTGACTTCGGCAGAGAGTTGGACGTGGCTGCACTCGCCGGCATTTCGCGCGGTGCCGCTGGACATGAAGGCGGAGGCGGACCGGTTTTTTCTTGAGGGCGTGAATCAGTTTGTGGGGCATGGGTGGCCCTACTCGCCTGCCTACGCGGGCGAGCCGGGGTACGCATTCTACGCGGCGGCGGTTTTCAATGAGCACAATCCGTGGTGGCCGGTGATGCCGGAGATTGCTGGGTATCTTCAACGGTTGAGTTTCTTGTTGCGGCAGGGTGAACCGGCGAATCAAGTTGCGGTGTACGTGCCGACGGATGATGCGCAGGCCGACTTTACTCCGGGGCATGTTGGGGTGACAGAGTACATGGCTGGTTACATCACGCCGGAACTGTCGGCTAGCATTCTGGATGCTGGATACAACCTTGATTACGTCGACTCCGTAGCAATAGACAAGTTGGGGATTCGGTATCCGGTGCTAGTGCTGCCGCATGTGGACCGGATATCGCTTGCAACGCTCCAGAAGATTGCCGCGTATGTACGAGGGGGCGGGAAGGTGGTTGCGGTGGGGCGCCTGCCGCAGCGCGCTCCGGGGTTGCAGGACGCGAATGATACTTCGAAAGTGGAGGCGCTTTCGCGGAGGCTGTCGCATGAGGCGGGCTGGTTTTTCGCGGCTCATGATGCTGGGGCCGGAGGGTTGCTGAAGAAGGCGGTTGCACCCGATATGCAGCTTGACGCGCCTGCCCCGGAGGTTGGGTTCATCCGGCGGAAATTGCCGGTCGCCGATGTCTATTTCGTTGCGAATACCGGCAATCATGCGGTTTCGATGAAGGCTCACTTTGCTTCGCGATGGACGGGGGCAGAGGAATGGGATGCTTTCTCAGGTAAGGCTTATCGGGCTGACGCGGATTTAAATCTGGCTCCGTATGAGTCGCGGGTGCTCGTTTTTCATGATGGCTCTATTTCGTTGCCTGAGCGTTGGGTTGGTGCAGCGGTCGGCGGTGACACGATCGATTTGAACCACGGCTGGCAGGTTGATTTTCCGGAGTTACATCGTCATGTGAGCATGGCTTCGCTCCGGTCGTGGACGGAGGCTGAAACTACTCGCTACTTCTCGGGACATGCTGTGTATTCGAAGGATTTTGATCTTTCGGTCACGGCGCTGACTTCGGACCGGCATTATTTTCTGGATTTTGGCGAGGGTACGACATTGCCAGCAGATGATCCACGCAAGCCCGGCATGCACGCGCTGTTGGAGGGGCCGATTCGCGAGGTGGCGATGGTTTCCGTCAACGGGCAGAAAGCCGGATCAGTGTGGCGACCGCCTTATCGCGTTGACGTGACGGCGCTCCTGCACCCCGGGAAAAATCATTTGGAGATTGACGTCGCGAATACGGCGATCAATACACTTGCGGGACGCTCTCTGCCGGATTATCGGTTGCTGAATCTGCGGTACGGACAGAAATTTAGCCCGCAGGATATGGAGCATCTGGAGCCACTGCCTTCCGGGATCCTTGGACCTGTTCGCCTTGTGCCGGAAACAACCGTCGGCTCATCGCGCTAG
- a CDS encoding M20/M25/M40 family metallo-hydrolase, giving the protein MLLMPLLAPTAPAHTQQLSEPEHAIVSYIQANEQASNDLLKKLVEINSGTRNLEGVRAIGKIITEQLDDLGFQTKWIPMDEVKRAGNLIAEHPCPAPGKCGKRMLLIGHMDTVFEKDSPFQHYTVSGTGNGNIATGPGTNDMKGGLVIMLYALKAMQAAGVLKQTDITIVLSGDEEAHGEPATISRRDMIAAAKHSDVALEFEGTPRVNGVFYGSVSRRSSITWRIKATGETGHSSGIFSESKGDGAIYEVARILDAFRTQLPEKYLTYNVGLILGGTSVSVDSEGISGSATGKDNIIAPTAYVSGDIRTISNEQSDRVEAKMKAIVAQHLPKTNATIEFGEGYPAMAPTEESRALLRMLNEANKSLDFPEMPELDPMKRGAGDIAFVADTLPGLAGIGATGEGAHAPGETVDLSAQPINTERAALLMYRLSKVDANADLKSLYPATSPQ; this is encoded by the coding sequence ATGCTGCTTATGCCCCTCCTTGCGCCGACAGCCCCCGCCCACACACAACAGCTCTCAGAGCCCGAGCACGCCATAGTGAGCTACATCCAGGCCAACGAGCAAGCCTCGAACGACCTCCTCAAAAAGCTGGTAGAAATCAACAGCGGCACTCGCAACCTCGAAGGCGTCCGCGCCATAGGCAAAATCATCACCGAGCAGCTCGACGATCTGGGCTTCCAAACCAAATGGATCCCCATGGACGAGGTCAAGCGCGCCGGCAACCTGATCGCAGAGCACCCGTGCCCCGCGCCCGGAAAGTGCGGCAAACGCATGCTCCTCATCGGCCATATGGACACGGTCTTCGAGAAAGACAGTCCCTTCCAGCACTACACGGTGAGTGGCACCGGCAACGGCAACATCGCCACGGGCCCCGGCACCAACGACATGAAGGGCGGACTCGTCATCATGCTGTACGCCCTCAAAGCCATGCAGGCCGCTGGAGTGCTCAAGCAGACTGACATCACCATCGTCCTCAGCGGCGATGAAGAGGCTCACGGTGAACCTGCCACGATCTCCCGCCGCGACATGATCGCCGCCGCCAAACACAGCGACGTGGCGTTGGAGTTCGAGGGCACTCCGCGCGTCAATGGCGTCTTCTATGGCAGCGTCAGCCGCCGCAGCTCCATCACCTGGCGTATCAAAGCCACCGGCGAAACCGGGCACTCGTCGGGAATCTTCTCGGAGAGCAAAGGCGACGGAGCCATCTATGAAGTTGCCCGCATCCTCGACGCCTTCCGCACGCAGCTCCCCGAAAAATACCTCACCTACAACGTCGGCCTCATCCTCGGCGGAACCAGCGTCAGCGTCGATTCCGAAGGCATCTCAGGCAGCGCCACTGGCAAGGACAACATCATCGCGCCCACGGCGTACGTCAGCGGCGACATCCGCACCATCTCGAACGAGCAGTCTGATCGCGTTGAAGCGAAGATGAAAGCCATCGTCGCCCAGCACCTGCCCAAAACCAACGCGACCATCGAATTCGGCGAAGGCTACCCCGCCATGGCGCCTACTGAAGAAAGTCGTGCGCTGCTTCGCATGCTCAACGAAGCCAACAAGAGCCTCGATTTCCCCGAAATGCCCGAACTCGATCCAATGAAGCGTGGCGCAGGCGATATCGCCTTCGTGGCCGACACGCTGCCCGGTCTAGCCGGCATCGGAGCCACCGGAGAAGGCGCGCATGCCCCCGGCGAAACGGTTGACTTGTCCGCGCAGCCCATCAATACCGAGCGCGCTGCCCTGCTCATGTACCGCCTCAGCAAAGTCGATGCAAACGCCGACCTGAAGTCGCTCTACCCCGCAACGTCCCCGCAATAA
- a CDS encoding glycosyl hydrolase, which translates to MTNRRWKCVLLLIAILCVSCCHAQSDSLASLWQNFVHPPNDARIMMRWWWFGPAVEDGELERELRTMKAGGIGGIEIQPVYALTLDDPAKGIRNTPYLSDDFLQSVSFANKTARELGMRVSITLGSGWPYGGPHVPVTQAAGKLRLATAPLPAGADRVALLLSKMARRCWRLL; encoded by the coding sequence TTGACGAATCGCCGCTGGAAGTGCGTGCTGCTGCTAATCGCTATCCTGTGTGTTTCGTGTTGCCACGCGCAGTCTGATTCCCTTGCTTCTCTGTGGCAGAACTTTGTCCATCCGCCGAACGATGCGCGCATCATGATGCGGTGGTGGTGGTTCGGGCCTGCGGTGGAAGATGGCGAGCTCGAGCGCGAGCTGCGCACGATGAAAGCCGGTGGTATTGGCGGGATTGAGATTCAGCCGGTATATGCGCTCACGCTGGATGATCCGGCGAAAGGGATCCGCAATACGCCGTATCTCTCCGATGATTTTCTGCAGTCTGTAAGTTTCGCCAACAAGACGGCACGCGAGCTTGGGATGCGCGTAAGCATCACGCTGGGAAGCGGGTGGCCTTATGGCGGACCGCATGTTCCTGTGACGCAGGCTGCCGGGAAGCTGCGGCTGGCTACCGCGCCGCTGCCTGCGGGCGCGGACCGCGTGGCGTTGCTGCTCTCGAAAATGGCGAGGCGCTGCTGGCGGCTTTTGTAG
- a CDS encoding KdsC family phosphatase: MPDNTQFSEAVLDRAKKIKLFLMDVDGTLTNGGVCLISPPGGGEILEMKVFNAKDGAGLTLAHIMGLKTGFITGRKSPAVQQRAHEVHVDYVYLGQATKKAAFEECMQKAGVTEEETAYMGDDLPDLPLAVRAGLAVAVADAAVELKAACHFITTARGGEGAAREVIELILKSQGRWEEAVPKALA, encoded by the coding sequence ATGCCAGACAATACGCAATTCTCCGAAGCGGTCCTCGATCGAGCCAAAAAAATCAAGCTCTTTCTCATGGACGTGGACGGCACCCTCACCAACGGCGGTGTCTGCCTCATCTCACCTCCCGGCGGCGGCGAGATTCTCGAGATGAAAGTCTTCAACGCCAAAGACGGCGCAGGGTTGACGCTCGCTCACATCATGGGCCTCAAAACCGGCTTCATCACAGGACGCAAGTCGCCCGCCGTGCAGCAGCGTGCCCACGAGGTTCATGTGGACTACGTCTATCTCGGCCAGGCGACCAAGAAGGCCGCATTCGAAGAGTGCATGCAGAAGGCTGGAGTCACAGAAGAAGAAACCGCCTACATGGGCGACGACCTCCCCGACCTCCCGCTCGCAGTACGCGCAGGACTCGCAGTAGCTGTCGCCGATGCAGCCGTAGAGCTGAAAGCTGCCTGCCACTTCATCACCACAGCCCGCGGGGGAGAGGGCGCGGCACGAGAAGTAATCGAACTCATCCTGAAGTCCCAGGGCCGATGGGAAGAAGCGGTTCCGAAAGCGCTGGCCTAG
- a CDS encoding porin family protein codes for MKKMELAFLVMLFMLSPVIMRAQVAPAQTGGSTFRLALGAGFSPFKTDYAPQWMYGVAAYGDLDFRRWIGVEVEGRTVQWNVTGNLREDTIGGGPRVRIAHIGRFVPYAKLITGLGSIDFPPGRTSPHYTHDTFFYWALGGGSDYKLTPHVYLRGEYQYQWWPGWKPNGLTPYGFTVGANYRF; via the coding sequence ATGAAAAAAATGGAGCTTGCATTCTTAGTGATGTTATTCATGCTTTCTCCGGTCATAATGCGGGCGCAAGTTGCTCCGGCTCAAACAGGGGGTAGCACTTTTAGGCTAGCTCTTGGAGCGGGTTTTTCCCCATTCAAGACGGACTATGCTCCTCAGTGGATGTATGGAGTTGCCGCATATGGGGACTTAGATTTCCGCAGGTGGATCGGAGTAGAGGTTGAAGGACGCACGGTTCAGTGGAATGTCACTGGCAATCTTCGCGAGGATACAATAGGAGGTGGCCCGCGGGTTAGAATTGCACATATTGGGCGATTTGTTCCATACGCTAAACTGATTACAGGTCTAGGGAGTATTGATTTCCCGCCCGGTCGTACAAGTCCTCACTATACCCACGATACCTTTTTTTACTGGGCTCTTGGCGGTGGTTCCGATTACAAACTTACACCGCATGTTTATCTGCGGGGTGAATATCAATATCAGTGGTGGCCTGGATGGAAGCCCAATGGCTTGACTCCCTATGGTTTTACCGTCGGGGCAAACTATCGGTTCTAG